The sequence TGCGTACGGGACGGACAAGGCGGCCATAGTGGCAGGAATGGTCGCCTCGGCAGGGATGGTCATGACGGCGCGAGGGGCGATCGCTCGGTGAAGCAGCTACACATCAAGGTGCTGGTCGGGCTGTTTCTGGCGGCCGGGGTGCTGGCATGGGGAGGCGCCCGGCTGTGGGACTCCCTCGGCACCCTCCCCAGCGTTCCGGTGGCCGCGCCGATCGTGCTGGCGCTGATCGCCGCGGTGCTCGCCGCCACCGCGCTCGCGCTCCGGGCCCGGCTGCGCGCACAGCGCGAGCGCCGGCCGGGCGCCAAGGGCGTCGATCCGCTGGTGGCCGCCCGCGC is a genomic window of Streptomyces sp. Edi2 containing:
- a CDS encoding DUF3180 domain-containing protein: MKQLHIKVLVGLFLAAGVLAWGGARLWDSLGTLPSVPVAAPIVLALIAAVLAATALALRARLRAQRERRPGAKGVDPLVAARAVVFGQASALVASLVAGLYGGVGVFLLTTGLDAAARRDQAIYAGLSVAAGVAVVAAAIFLERVCKLPEDDGNGNGGADASV